A region from the Brassica napus cultivar Da-Ae chromosome C8, Da-Ae, whole genome shotgun sequence genome encodes:
- the LOC106431814 gene encoding protein NRT1/ PTR FAMILY 2.9, which produces MEVEKSQENTTGGEDDESKIIYRGWKVMPFIIGNETFEKLGIVGSSSNLVIYLTTVFNMKSITAATVVNIYGGTSNFGTIVAAFLCDSYFGRYKTLSFAMIACFLGSVAMDLTAVINQLHPAKCAKELGTVCKGPSIGQIMFLAGAMVLLVIGAGGIRPCNLPFGADQFDPKTKEGKRGIESFFNWYFFTFTFAQMVSLTLIVYVQSNVSWSIGLAIPAILMLLGCIIFFAGSKLYVKVKASGSPIHSITRVIVVAIKKRRLKLVGSSSEGLYNYIAKDFKNSKLSHTKQFRCLDKAAIQTPDDKLNIDGSPANPWNLCSLQQVEEVKCVIRVLPVWLSAALFYLAYIQQTTYTIFQSLQSDRRLGSGSFKIPAATYTVFLMLGMTIFIPIYDRVLVPFLRKYTGRDGGITQLQRVGAGLFLCITSMMVSAAVEQHRRNVALTRPPLGFAPRKGAISSMSGMWLIPQLVLMGIADALAGVGQMEFYYKQFPENMRSFAGSLYYCGIGLASYLSSFLLSAVHDVTEGSSGGNWLPEDLNKGRLEYFYYFVAGMMTLNFAYFLLVSHWYRYKDVVVKDKDMDKSCDEFDKVSV; this is translated from the exons ATGGAGGTTGAGAAGTCACAGGAGAACACTACAGGGGGAGAGGATGATGAGTCAAAGATCATCTACAGAGGATGGAAAGTCATGCCTTTCATCATTG GAAACGAGACATTTGAAAAGCTTGGAATAGTTGGGAGCTCATCGAATCTAGTCATATACTTAACGACGGTTTTCAACATGAAGAGCATCACGGCGGCGACCGTCGTCAACATCTACGGTGGCACAAGCAACTTCGGCACCATAGTCGCCGCTTTCCTCTGTGACTCTTACTTCGGCCGCTACAAAACCCTATCTTTCGCCATGATCGCTTGCTTCCTC GGTTCTGTAGCGATGGATCTAACGGCTGTGATTAACCAGCTGCATCCAGCTAAATGCGCTAAGGAGCTAGGTACCGTGTGCAAGGGGCCATCCATTGGACAGATAATGTTCCTCGCCGGAGCAATGGTTTTGCTGGTGATCGGAGCCGGTGGGATCAGGCCTTGTAATCTTCCCTTTGGTGCTGATCAGTTTGATCCCAAGACCAAAGAAGGAAAGCGAGGGATAGAGAGTTTCTTTAATTGGTATTTCTTCACCTTCACGTTTGCTCAGATGGTGTCGTTGACGCTCATCGTCTATGTTCAGTCAAACGTGAGCTGGAGCATTGGTTTAGCCATCCCAGCTATCTTGATGTTACTTGgttgcatcatcttcttcgctGGCTCTAAGCTTTACGTCAAGGTTAAAGCCAGTGGCAGTCCTATTCATAGCATCACACGAGTCATCGTTGTCGCGATCAAGAAAAGGAGGTTAAAGCTCGTTGGTTCGTCTTCTGAGGGGCTTTACAACTACATAGCAAAGGACTTCAAGAACTCGAAACTTAGCCATACAAAGCAGTTTAG GTGCCTTGACAAAGCGGCAATCCAAACACCAGACGATAAGCTGAACATAGATGGGTCACCAGCTAACCCATGGAACCTCTGCAGTCTACAGCAAGTGGAGGAAGTGAAGTGCGTGATCAGAGTGCTTCCGGTTTGGCTCTCAGCCGCTTTATTCTACCTAGCTTACATTCAACAAACAACATACACAATCTTCCAGTCTCTTCAATCTGATAGACGTCTCGGTTCAGGAAGCTTCAAGATCCCAGCAGCGACTTATACAGTCTTCTTGATGCTTGGAATGACAATCTTCATACCTATCTATGACCGCGTCCTTGTACCTTTCCTTAGAAAGTACACAGGAAGAGACGGTGGTATCACACAGCTACAAAGAGTTGGAGCAGGCTTGTTTCTATGCATCACAAGTATGATGGTGTCCGCAGCTGTAGAGCAACACAGGAGAAATGTAGCTTTGACAAGACCGCCGCTAGGCTTTGCACCAAGAAAAGGAGCAATCTCATCCATGTCCGGTATGTGGCTGATCCCTCAGCTAGTGCTAATGGGTATCGCAGACGCCTTAGCTGGAGTTGGTCAGATGGAGTTTTACTACAAACAGTTTCCAGAGAACATGAGAAGCTTTGCAGGTTCTTTGTATTATTGTGGGATTGGTTTGGCGAGTTACCTTAGCAGCTTTTTGTTATCGGCGGTGCATGATGTCACGGAGGGATCTTCAGGTGGGAACTGGCTTCCTGAAGATTTAAACAAAGGGAGGCTGGAGTATTTTTACTACTTTGTTGCTGGTATGATGACTCTAAACTTTGCTTATTTCTTGTTAGTCTCACATTGGTACCGTTACAAAGATGTTGTGGTCAAAGACAAGGACATGGACAAGTCCTGTGATGAGTTTGATAAGGTTTCGGTGTAA
- the LOC106431858 gene encoding pentatricopeptide repeat-containing protein At1g18900, translating to MTPAKQISKLSSSARSFILSGSRSIAASGSSRAHTDDEPCVSRRQQLQAEKRPSSLVLTPSVVPKKVDDSGRPSLLPQHVSSSHSVSYASAVIREEEEEASSAPIGDQILRAGVKAVNILSDLANCKLPSFDKGSEVPGLLPKAFMVDPTRPITSVKSSNVKALGRDLAKAYPGSSSKESKTRNPSRSFQGSKEAARGQHCNTRHVVENVCSVLKSFRWGPAAEEALEKLRDEKKIVMSPRQANQVLMQMNDYGNALGFFYWLKKQPDFKHDDYTYTTMLGSLGRAKQFGAINKLLNEMVREGVRPNTVTYNRLIHSYGRANYLKEAMNVFNQMQKSGCEPDRVTYCTLIDIHAKAGFLDIAMDIHQRMNAAGIETDTFTYSLIINCLGKAGRLPAAHKLFCEMVDKGCAPNLVTYNVMIDLHAKARNYQSALKLYRDMQSAGFKPDKVTYSIVMVVLGHCGYLEEAEGVFAKMEEENWVPDEPVYGLLVDLWGKAGNVEKAWRWYQAMLGAGVLPNVPTFNSLLSTFLRVNKISEASELLQNMLALGLRPSLQTYTLLLSCCTDGRSKLDMGFCGQLMARTGHPAHMFLLKMPSAGPDGQNVRSHANSFLDLMHSEDRESKRGLVDAVVDFLHKSGLKEEAGSVWEVAAQKNVFPDALREKSRSYWLINLHVMSEGTAVTALSRTLAWFRKQMLVSGCGPARIDIVTGWGRRSRVTGTSMVRQAVEELLNVFGSPFFTESGNSGCFVGCGEALNRWLVQSYVERMHLL from the coding sequence ATGACACCCGCAAAGCAAATTAGTAAACTTTCAAGTTCAGCAAGATCCTTTATTCTTAGTGGATCCAGATCGATTGCAGCTAGTGGGAGTTCTCGTGCACACACTGATGATGAACCTTGCGTCTCCAGACGCCAGCAGCTTCAGGCTGAAAAACGACCATCCAGTCTTGTCCTCACGCCTTCGGTAGTTCCCAAGAAGGTTGATGATTCTGGTCGGCCATCTCTATTGCCACAACATGTCTCTTCTTCACATTCGGTTAGTTATGCATCAGCAGTCAttagagaggaggaggaggaagcttCTTCAGCACCTATTGGGGATCAGATTCTCAGAGCCGGTGTTAAAGCGGTAAACATTCTCTCTGATTTAGCAAACTGTAAGCTTCCTTCGTTTGATAAAGGAAGTGAAGTACCTGGTCTATTACCAAAAGCCTTTATGGTGGATCCAACTCGGCCTATCACAAGCGTCAAGTCTTCTAACGTGAAAGCTCTAGGAAGAGACCTCGCCAAAGCTTACCCTGGCTCATCCTCAAAAGAGAGTAAAACTAGAAACCCTAGTCGCAGCTTCCAAGGGTCTAAGGAAGCTGCTCGAGGGCAGCATTGTAATACCAGACACGTTGTGGAGAATGTTTGCAGCGTTTTGAAAAGCTTCAGGTGGGGCCCTGCTGCTGAAGAGGCCCTAGAAAAACTCCGCGATGAGAAGAAGATTGTGATGAGTCCACGCCAAGCAAACCAAGTCCTGATGCAGATGAACGACTACGGAAACGCTCTTGGTTTCTTCTACTGGCTAAAAAAGCAACCTGACTTCAAGCACGATGACTACACTTACACCACTATGCTTGGTAGCCTCGGCCGCGCTAAACAGTTCGGCGCGATAAACAAGCTCCTAAACGAGATGGTTAGAGAAGGAGTTCGGCCAAACACAGTCACCTATAACCGTCTCATCCACAGCTATGGCCGAGCTAATTACTTGAAGGAAGCTATGAACGTGTTCAACCAAATGCAAAAGTCTGGATGCGAACCTGACCGTGTAACGTACTGTACACTCATAGACATTCACGCTAAGGCTGGATTTTTAGATATTGCCATGGATATTCACCAGAGGATGAACGCGGCGGGGATCGAAACCGACACTTTCACTTACAGTTTGATAATCAACTGTCTTGGGAAAGCCGGGCGTTTACCAGCTGCGCACAAGCTATTCTGCGAGATGGTTGATAAGGGATGTGCTCCTAACTTGGTCACCTACAACGTCATGATTGACTTGCACGCCAAGGCGAGGAACTACCAGAGCGCGTTGAAGCTGTACCGTGATATGCAGAGCGCCGGGTTTAAGCCTGATAAAGTGACTTACAGCATTGTGATGGTGGTGCTTGGACACTGTGGATATCTAGAGGAAGCAGAAGGTGTATTCGCCAAGATGGAGGAGGAGAATTGGGTTCCTGATGAGCcggtttacgggctgctggTGGATCTCTGGGGGAAAGCTGGTAACGTGGAGAAGGCGTGGCGCTGGTATCAGGCGATGCTTGGTGCTGGGGTGTTGCCTAATGTTCCTACGTTCAACTCCCTTCTCAGCACCTTCCTCAGGGTTAACAAGATAAGTGAAGCTTCTGAGTTGTTGCAAAACATGCTGGCGTTAGGTCTACGCCCCTCTTTGCAGACGTACACGCTGCTCTTGAGCTGTTGCACGGATGGTAGGTCGAAGCTTGACATGGGCTTCTGCGGTCAGCTGATGGCGAGAACTGGTCATCCTGCGCATATGTTTCTCCTCAAGATGCCGTCTGCTGGTCCTGACGGGCAGAATGTGCGGAGTCATGCGAACAGCTTCTTGGATTTGATGCACAGCGAGGACAGAGAGAGCAAGAGGGGACTTGTGGACGCGGTGGTTGACTTTTTGCACAAGTCAGGGCTGAAAGAAGAGGCGGGGTCGGTTTGGGAAGTCGCGGCGCAGAAGAATGTTTTTCCTGATGCGTTGAGGGAGAAGAGCAGGAGCTACTGGCTTATTAATCTCCATGTGATGTCAGAGGGGACTGCGGTGACCGCGTTGTCTAGGACGCTTGCTTGGTTCCGTAAGCAGATGTTGGTCTCGGGATGTGGCCCTGCGAGGATTGATATAGTGACTGGTTGGGGAAGGCGTAGTAGAGTCACGGGTACGTCGATGGTTAGACAAGCCGTTGAAGAGCTGCTCAACGTCTTTGGTTCACCGTTTTTCACGGAGAGTGGGAACTCAGGGTGTTTCGTTGGATGTGGTGAGGCCCTTAACAGGTGGCTGGTTCAGTCTTATGTCGAGAGGATGCATCTGCTGTGA
- the LOC106431856 gene encoding DDT domain-containing protein DDR4 isoform X2, which yields MGSSSDVVPDHHPPADDTSPVTDTEETTPLRRTRPSRACTLRTQQRLREQQAAERKLKQPKKECKRKKEVEEAEDQEEEDESQIQCVGGSSGRSKIVTSLVSPPEASQMPRWNLRSMWELASVLNFLHVFRPLLKINVEFSAEEFETALLNPNDTLSDIHIPLLKAIPPVTRMALTRDTWVTVLCRKIRDCWHWVAEGDLPIVASQGRETEVYKSFDPAIRVVILKALCDIRVEQEDIRSYIDNSLKTGVHLSAFRKDRVGGDSHGVNFWYEDDPLVGHRLYREIRKAEVVKAKTKGSKILPNITYQWEAVATNFDEFQDVSEKLNSSSSRIEVSLGKKLTRDMLPEIEKEHKRKEKLLKKQHRQALLLDNYLVVDGHGAGRSLRDRKPVRYTFDDYDQSINEAIKITKMKHLSPESLLHRRESARLDALENGRSTSSTHPTEPVNDTAYAKSSDSADYDEFDEQRDESLDRRRRQRSQRYLATDFVETVSDNDVEFESDDDIVGEAVYDEEYMRKRKQKKFSSGSEGEEEGDKGDEEYKWDEDNAEYEEEEEEEEEEEEEEDSLSDSEEDSDDEPRRAKKMPRRETKSRSRSKDLRPGLRRSKRATRIDYQQYELSESDKEATGAAKRKRLVEPDEHSDETGNGDFTMESEDSEENANDPETKSSEEEKPREVNDYAETTNGTENNQLSKSNGTGQEEAEGVVGKRRFLDLNELAPVSGFDDGPSTVLKEDDKGDNS from the exons ATGGGTTCCTCCTCCGATGTCGTCCCCGACCACCACCCTCCCGCCGACGATACTTCTCCGGTCACCGATACGGAGGAAACCACGCCGCTCAGGAGGACGAGGCCTTCGCGCGCCTGCACTTTAAGGACGCAGCAGCGGCTTCGGGAGCAGCAAGCGGCGGAGAGGAAGCTCAAGCAGCCTAAGAAGGAGTGTAAACGGAAGAAAGAGGTGGAGGAAGCTGAGGATCAAGAGGAGGAAGATGAGAGTCAGATTCAATGCGTTGGAGGAAGTTCAGGGAGAAGCAAGATCGTTACTTCGCTTGTCTCGCCGCCGGAGGCTTCGCAGATGCCGCGGTGGAATCTTAGGTCTATGTGGGAACTTGCTTCCGTGCTCAACTTCTTGCAT GTTTTTAGACCGCTTTTGAAAATCAATGTGGAGTTTTCAGCGGAGGAGTTTGAGACGGCTTTGCTGAATCCTAACGATACTTTGAGTGACATTCATATTCCTCTGTTAAAG GCCATTCCTCCTGTAACTCGAATGGCCCTCACACGTGATACCTGGGTCACTGTCTTGTGCAGAAAAATAAGAGATTGCTGGCATTGG GTAGCAGAAGGGGACCTTCCTATTGTTGCCTCTCAAGG GCGGGAGACTGAAGTGTACAAATCTTTTGATCCAGCCATTCGTGTGGTGATTTTGAAAGCTTTATGTGATATTCGTGTTGAG CAAGAGGATATCAGGAGCTACATAGACAACTCTCTTAAAACTGGTGTTCATCTGTCAGCTTTTCGCAAAGATCGCGTTGGGGGTGATTCACATGGAGTTAATTTTTG gTATGAGGATGATCCCTTAGTTGGTCACCGTTTATATCGGGAAATAAGGAAGGCAGAGGTGGTTAAGGCCAAAACGAAGGGTTCCAAGATTCTTCCTAACATAACATACCAATGGGAAGCTGTTGCCACTAATTTCGACGAATTCCAGGATGTTTCT GAAAAGCTTAATTCAAGTAGTAGTAGAATTGAAGTTTCTCTAGGGAAGAAGTTAACGAGAGACATGCTTCCTGAGATTGAAAAAGAACACAAG AGGAAAGAAAAATTGTTGAAAAAGCAACATAGACAGGCCCTTCTCCTCGATAACTATTTGGTTGTTGATGGTCATGGTGCTGGCCGTTCTCTCCGTGATAGGAAGCCAGTTAGATACACTTTTG ATGATTATGATCAGTCGATAAATGAAGCTATCAAGATAACAAA GATGAAACATCTATCACCAGAATCTTTACTTCACAGAAGAGAATCAGCCAGATTGGACGCTCTTGAGAATGGCAGATCGACAAGTTCAACCCACCCTACTGAGCCTGTGAACGACACAGCATATGCCAAATCTTCTGATTCTGCCGACTATGATGAGTTCGATGAGCAGAGAGATGAGTCCTTGGACAGAAG GCGCAGACAACGGTCCCAGCGGTATTTAGCTACCGACTTTGTTGAAACTGTTTCAGACAATGATGTGGAATTTGAAAGCGATGATGACATTGTTGGGGAAGCAGTTTATGATGAAGAATATATGAGGAAGCGTAAACAGAAGAAGTTTTCTAGTGGCTCTGAGGGAGAGGAAGAGGGAGATAAAGGAGATGAAGAGTACAAATGGGATGAAGACAATGCCGAgtacgaggaagaagaagaagaagaagaagaagaagaagaggaggaagattcTCTAAGCGATAGCGAAGAAGATAGTGATGATGAACCCCGAAGGGCTAAGAAAATGCCACGGAGAGAAACTAAGTCAAGATCAAGGTCAAAGGATTTACGACCAGGCCTGAGACGTAGTAAAAGAGCCACAAGAATCGATTACCAACAATATGAGCTCTCAGAATCAGACAAAGAAGCTACAGGAGCGGCAAAACGTAAGCGGTTGGTTGAGCCAGATGAACATTCTGATGAAACAGGGAATGGGGATTTCACTATGGAAAGTGAGGACTCCGAAGAAAATGCAAATGACCCTGAAACAAAATCTTCTGAAGAAGAAAAGCCCAGAGAGGTCAATGACTATGCAGAGACGACAAATGGTACTGAGAATAATCAACTTAGCAAATCAAACGGCACAGGCCAAGAAGAAGCTGAGGGTGTAGTAGGCAAAAGGCGTTTCCTCGACCTAAACGAGCTTGCTCCTGTATCTGGTTTTGATGATGGTCCAAGTACAGTCTTGAAGGAAGATGATAAGGGCGACAATTCATAA
- the LOC106431856 gene encoding DDT domain-containing protein DDR4 isoform X1 produces MGSSSDVVPDHHPPADDTSPVTDTEETTPLRRTRPSRACTLRTQQRLREQQAAERKLKQPKKECKRKKEVEEAEDQEEEDESQIQCVGGSSGRSKIVTSLVSPPEASQMPRWNLRSMWELASVLNFLHVFRPLLKINVEFSAEEFETALLNPNDTLSDIHIPLLKAIPPVTRMALTRDTWVTVLCRKIRDCWHWVAEGDLPIVASQGRETEVYKSFDPAIRVVILKALCDIRVEQEDIRSYIDNSLKTGVHLSAFRKDRVGGDSHGVNFWYEDDPLVGHRLYREIRKAEVVKAKTKGSKILPNITYQWEAVATNFDEFQDVSEKLNSSSSRIEVSLGKKLTRDMLPEIEKEHKRKEKLLKKQHRQALLLDNYLVVDGHGAGRSLRDRKPVRYTFDDYDQSINEAIKITKMKHLSPESLLHRRESARLDALENGRSTSSTHPTEPVNDTAYAKSSDSADYDEFDEQRDESLDRSNRRRQRSQRYLATDFVETVSDNDVEFESDDDIVGEAVYDEEYMRKRKQKKFSSGSEGEEEGDKGDEEYKWDEDNAEYEEEEEEEEEEEEEEDSLSDSEEDSDDEPRRAKKMPRRETKSRSRSKDLRPGLRRSKRATRIDYQQYELSESDKEATGAAKRKRLVEPDEHSDETGNGDFTMESEDSEENANDPETKSSEEEKPREVNDYAETTNGTENNQLSKSNGTGQEEAEGVVGKRRFLDLNELAPVSGFDDGPSTVLKEDDKGDNS; encoded by the exons ATGGGTTCCTCCTCCGATGTCGTCCCCGACCACCACCCTCCCGCCGACGATACTTCTCCGGTCACCGATACGGAGGAAACCACGCCGCTCAGGAGGACGAGGCCTTCGCGCGCCTGCACTTTAAGGACGCAGCAGCGGCTTCGGGAGCAGCAAGCGGCGGAGAGGAAGCTCAAGCAGCCTAAGAAGGAGTGTAAACGGAAGAAAGAGGTGGAGGAAGCTGAGGATCAAGAGGAGGAAGATGAGAGTCAGATTCAATGCGTTGGAGGAAGTTCAGGGAGAAGCAAGATCGTTACTTCGCTTGTCTCGCCGCCGGAGGCTTCGCAGATGCCGCGGTGGAATCTTAGGTCTATGTGGGAACTTGCTTCCGTGCTCAACTTCTTGCAT GTTTTTAGACCGCTTTTGAAAATCAATGTGGAGTTTTCAGCGGAGGAGTTTGAGACGGCTTTGCTGAATCCTAACGATACTTTGAGTGACATTCATATTCCTCTGTTAAAG GCCATTCCTCCTGTAACTCGAATGGCCCTCACACGTGATACCTGGGTCACTGTCTTGTGCAGAAAAATAAGAGATTGCTGGCATTGG GTAGCAGAAGGGGACCTTCCTATTGTTGCCTCTCAAGG GCGGGAGACTGAAGTGTACAAATCTTTTGATCCAGCCATTCGTGTGGTGATTTTGAAAGCTTTATGTGATATTCGTGTTGAG CAAGAGGATATCAGGAGCTACATAGACAACTCTCTTAAAACTGGTGTTCATCTGTCAGCTTTTCGCAAAGATCGCGTTGGGGGTGATTCACATGGAGTTAATTTTTG gTATGAGGATGATCCCTTAGTTGGTCACCGTTTATATCGGGAAATAAGGAAGGCAGAGGTGGTTAAGGCCAAAACGAAGGGTTCCAAGATTCTTCCTAACATAACATACCAATGGGAAGCTGTTGCCACTAATTTCGACGAATTCCAGGATGTTTCT GAAAAGCTTAATTCAAGTAGTAGTAGAATTGAAGTTTCTCTAGGGAAGAAGTTAACGAGAGACATGCTTCCTGAGATTGAAAAAGAACACAAG AGGAAAGAAAAATTGTTGAAAAAGCAACATAGACAGGCCCTTCTCCTCGATAACTATTTGGTTGTTGATGGTCATGGTGCTGGCCGTTCTCTCCGTGATAGGAAGCCAGTTAGATACACTTTTG ATGATTATGATCAGTCGATAAATGAAGCTATCAAGATAACAAA GATGAAACATCTATCACCAGAATCTTTACTTCACAGAAGAGAATCAGCCAGATTGGACGCTCTTGAGAATGGCAGATCGACAAGTTCAACCCACCCTACTGAGCCTGTGAACGACACAGCATATGCCAAATCTTCTGATTCTGCCGACTATGATGAGTTCGATGAGCAGAGAGATGAGTCCTTGGACAGAAG TAACAGGCGCAGACAACGGTCCCAGCGGTATTTAGCTACCGACTTTGTTGAAACTGTTTCAGACAATGATGTGGAATTTGAAAGCGATGATGACATTGTTGGGGAAGCAGTTTATGATGAAGAATATATGAGGAAGCGTAAACAGAAGAAGTTTTCTAGTGGCTCTGAGGGAGAGGAAGAGGGAGATAAAGGAGATGAAGAGTACAAATGGGATGAAGACAATGCCGAgtacgaggaagaagaagaagaagaagaagaagaagaagaggaggaagattcTCTAAGCGATAGCGAAGAAGATAGTGATGATGAACCCCGAAGGGCTAAGAAAATGCCACGGAGAGAAACTAAGTCAAGATCAAGGTCAAAGGATTTACGACCAGGCCTGAGACGTAGTAAAAGAGCCACAAGAATCGATTACCAACAATATGAGCTCTCAGAATCAGACAAAGAAGCTACAGGAGCGGCAAAACGTAAGCGGTTGGTTGAGCCAGATGAACATTCTGATGAAACAGGGAATGGGGATTTCACTATGGAAAGTGAGGACTCCGAAGAAAATGCAAATGACCCTGAAACAAAATCTTCTGAAGAAGAAAAGCCCAGAGAGGTCAATGACTATGCAGAGACGACAAATGGTACTGAGAATAATCAACTTAGCAAATCAAACGGCACAGGCCAAGAAGAAGCTGAGGGTGTAGTAGGCAAAAGGCGTTTCCTCGACCTAAACGAGCTTGCTCCTGTATCTGGTTTTGATGATGGTCCAAGTACAGTCTTGAAGGAAGATGATAAGGGCGACAATTCATAA
- the LOC106431835 gene encoding transcription factor MYB35: MVRSCSSKSKNPWTDEDNASQKFAFASSSKNGSTPKKIGLRRCGKSCRVRKTDNAGAKHESFTPEEEDLIIKMHAAMGSRWPLIAQHLPGKTEEEVKMVWNSKLKKKLSQMGIDHVTHRPFSHVLAEYGNINGGGGGTLNPNPMNQTGSLGPNPSLNEDSHQQQQQQSNDSGDLMFHLQAIKLMTESSNQVKPESTFMYASSSSSNSSPPLFSSTCSTIAQENSEVNFTWSDFLLDQETFNENQQNYPDQELDNLFGNEFSEAEAVATVANTSAPDARIEEESLSNGFVESIIAKEKELFLGFPSYLDQPFHF, encoded by the exons ATGGTGAGATCTTGCTCTTCCAAATCAAAGAATCCCTGGACAGATGAAGATAACGCCTCCCAGAAGTTTGCCTTTGCATCTTCCTCCAAGAACGGATCCACTCCTAAGAAAATAG GACTTAGGAGATGTGGGAAGAGCTGCAGAGTGAGAAAGACTGATAACGCAGGAGCTAAGCATGAGAGCTTCACTcctgaagaagaagatcttATCATCAAGATGCACGCAGCAATGGGAAGCAg ATGGCCACTTATTGCACAACATCTACCAGGAAAGAcagaagaagaagtgaagatGGTTTGGAACTCAAAACTAAAGAAGAAACTGTCCCAAATGGGAATAGATCATGTCACTCACCGTCCTTTCTCTCATGTGCTTGCTGAATACGGCAACATcaacggtggtggtggtggtaccctaaaccctaatcccatGAACCAAACCGGATCTCTTGGACCTAATCCCTCCCTCAACGAAGATtctcatcaacaacaacaacaacaatctaaTGATTCAGGAGATCTCATGTTTCACCTACAAGCAATCAAGCTTATGACCGAGTCATCAAACCAAGTCAAGCCCGAGTCTACGTTTATGTAcgcctcttcctcttcttctaaCTCCTCTCCTCCGTTGTTCTCTTCAACTTGTTCTACCATAGCTCAGGAGAATTCGGAGGTTAACTTCACCTGGTCTGACTTTCTTCTTGACCAAGAAACCTTTAATGAAAACCAACAGAACTATCCTGATCAAGAATTAGACAACTTGTTTGGTAATGAGTTCTCTGAGGCAGAGGCTGTAGCTACAGTGGCTAATACATCAGCTCCAGATGCTCGAATCGAAGAAGAGTCTCTAAGCAATGGGTTCGTTGAGTCGATTATAGCTAAAGAAAAAGAGTTGTTCTTGGGGTTTCCAAGCTATTTGGATCAGCCTTTTCATTTCTAG
- the LOC106431850 gene encoding transcription factor MYB1R1, which translates to MAAVSSSSETGGGEKGEIMLFGVRVVVDPMRKCVSLNNLSDYEKSSPPEEEIPKIGDGDAAGYASANDAVQIPSSSGGNRERKRGIAWTEDEHKMFLLGLQKVGKGDWKGISRNFVKSRTPTQVASHAQKYFLRRTNLNRRRRRSSLFDITTETVTGMVHMEQDHHAQDNSLLPETNFSSGHQVMQVFPEVAVPTRTEKAPRTVPVTFQANPPFNLNTDAPLSLNLSLSFNLNEQSNSRHSAFTMMPSFSDGDSNSSIIRVA; encoded by the exons ATGGCCGCCGTTAGTAGCTCGTCGGAGACCGGAGGCGGTGAGAAAGGAGAGATCATGTTGTTCGGAGTTAGAGTCGTGGTCGATCCGATGAGAAAGTGCGTGAGTTTGAACAATCTCTCTGATTACGAGAAGTCTTCTCCTCCGGAGGAAGAGATCCCCAAGATCGGAGACGGAGACGCCGCCGGTTACGCCTCCGCCAATGACGCTGTCCAGATTCCGTCGTCCTCCGGCGGAAACCGCGAGAGGAAACGAG GAATAGCATGGACAGAGGATGAGCACAAGATGTTCTTGCTTGGTCTGCAGAAAGTAGGCAAAGGAGATTGGAAAGGGATATCTAGAAACTTTGTCAAGAGCAGGACGCCTACTCAGGTAGCTAGCCACGCTCAGAAGTACTTCCTCCGCCGGACCAATCTCAACCGTCGCCGGAGAAGATCTAGCCTTTTTGACATCACAACCGAGACG GTTACAGGAATGGTGCACATGGAGCAAGATCATCATGCTCAGGACAACTCATTACTACCTGAGACTAACTTCAGCTCTGGACATCAGGTTATGCAAGTTTTCCCTGAAGTTGCAGTGCCGACAAGAACTGAGAAGGCACCACGGACGGTCCCAGTAACCTTCCAAGCAAATCCTCCATTCAATCTAAACACAGATGCTCCGCTTTCTCTCAACCTCTCTCTGTCCTTTAATCTTAATGAACAATCCAACTCAAGACATTCGGCTTTCACTATGATGCCAAGCTTCAGTGACGGAGACAGCAATAGCAGCATCATCAGAGTTGCTTAG